Proteins from one Leptospira bourretii genomic window:
- a CDS encoding tetratricopeptide repeat protein has product MRFFLFLLTFLISFSSPLRAGLLEEYWKAVQNTKEKFEISDHSPKRFSFRFGADLPIVLHKESLNHEIFWFCQKYLDKYHTNYPYPRFKQDIRSHLTDHYGDPAQNFLSGKLSFSCFSGWKEGSSLLKLSFFLNDEEFFPYRWDYFDSKGQMFLTEEDETKNGKKDSFTYYAQGGCPKEITKDKNDFGGMDEWWYFKNCQLVRVEYDSNENGFRERICYYEGNKESYCEGVGEKEEREGIQLEANQKFQEALKAYRKSLKEYKKEVSIGTSRTCTLLKKIANIEYSERDFPSFTKTLDEFFSYRACESDSLDVLIYKSYYYLYVLGDYKTAKDSYQKTSEIYKKTHGEISPEISLNLAYAQFMDKDPNSCLVSLEKLNSRRLTAYPRFFLFYYRGSCELSLGRWEDAYTNLKRAQILGGEKEFLPVVYYKLGRASFATNRDQEGNLWTHQALLYDFELIEKMNIDPLFDRFFESPNGISHKRKYYLNKQKKQ; this is encoded by the coding sequence TTGAGATTTTTCCTTTTCCTTCTTACATTTTTAATTTCATTTTCAAGTCCTCTTCGAGCGGGTCTCTTAGAGGAATATTGGAAGGCAGTCCAAAACACAAAAGAAAAGTTTGAAATTTCAGACCATAGTCCCAAACGTTTTAGTTTTCGATTTGGTGCTGATCTTCCCATTGTTTTACATAAAGAATCCTTAAATCATGAAATTTTTTGGTTCTGTCAAAAGTATTTAGACAAATACCATACAAACTACCCCTATCCAAGATTCAAACAGGACATCAGGTCTCACCTAACAGATCATTATGGAGATCCTGCTCAAAATTTTTTAAGTGGAAAACTTTCATTTTCCTGTTTTTCCGGATGGAAAGAAGGAAGTTCTTTATTAAAGCTTTCTTTCTTTTTGAATGATGAAGAATTTTTTCCTTATCGTTGGGATTATTTTGATTCCAAAGGCCAAATGTTTCTCACAGAAGAAGACGAAACAAAGAATGGGAAAAAAGATAGTTTTACCTATTACGCACAAGGAGGTTGTCCAAAAGAAATCACTAAAGATAAAAATGATTTTGGCGGCATGGACGAATGGTGGTACTTTAAAAACTGCCAACTGGTGCGCGTTGAATACGACTCCAACGAAAATGGATTTAGGGAACGAATTTGTTATTATGAAGGCAACAAAGAATCCTATTGTGAAGGTGTAGGAGAAAAAGAAGAGAGAGAAGGAATCCAACTAGAAGCAAATCAAAAATTCCAAGAAGCATTAAAAGCCTATAGAAAGTCTTTAAAAGAATACAAAAAGGAAGTATCCATCGGAACATCTCGCACTTGCACTTTATTAAAAAAAATTGCAAACATTGAATACTCTGAAAGAGACTTTCCTTCCTTTACAAAAACACTTGATGAGTTTTTTTCTTATCGTGCTTGCGAATCCGATTCCCTCGATGTTTTAATTTATAAATCCTATTATTATCTTTATGTCCTAGGTGATTACAAAACGGCAAAAGATAGTTACCAAAAAACTTCTGAAATATATAAAAAAACTCATGGGGAAATTAGTCCTGAAATTTCACTCAATTTAGCCTACGCACAATTTATGGATAAAGATCCAAATTCTTGTTTAGTTAGTTTAGAAAAACTGAATAGCCGTCGGTTGACCGCTTATCCTCGATTTTTTCTCTTTTACTACCGGGGATCTTGTGAACTAAGTCTTGGCCGCTGGGAAGATGCCTATACAAACTTAAAACGAGCACAAATATTGGGTGGAGAAAAAGAATTTTTGCCTGTTGTGTATTATAAATTGGGAAGGGCTTCCTTTGCAACAAACAGAGACCAAGAAGGAAATCTTTGGACCCACCAAGCCTTACTCTATGATTTTGAATTAATCGAAAAAATGAATATTGATCCTCTCTTTGATC